The segment AGTTCTATAACGGAGGTCAAGGAGACTGATAGTATAGCTGCAGTGGAGAAGGATAGCGAAATTAGCAAGACTGAATCAGTTGAGACTGCTAGTTCAGTTGTAATTTCTGAAGATGATAGCACAGTTGATGGCAAACTCGTTGAACCAACTGCTTCAGTTTCTGCAACTGAAACTGAGATTAAAGAAGATAGCTCTGAGGGATCTGTCACCACTGAGCCTACAGAAGCCGCTTCAACAGAATTTGTCACCGCAGTCGTTGAGGAAAGTGCTCCGACTGCTAGTTCAGTTGAAACTTCTGAAGATGATAGCACAGTTGATGACAAACTCGTTGAGCCTACTGCTTCAGTTTCTGCAACTGAAGCTGAGAGCAAAGAAGATAGCTCTGAGGGATCTGTTGCTTCAACAGAATCTGTCACCGCAGTCGTTGAGGAAAGCGCTCCTGTGTCATCAGTAGCAATTGAAGTTCCTGCTCCTGAAGCATCAGAGGCCTCCGCTCAGGAGATAATTGAGGATTCTACTACTGTGGAAGGTGCCGCCGATGATCAAACTGTAGAATCTGATAGTCCACCTCCAGAAGGTGTTGAGCTGTCCTCGAATGGGGCTCCAGACAGCTCTATTGCTGAGGATAAGCCTGATGAACCAGAAGAATCGTTGATAGTAGAAGAGGTTCCAGTAACTGCAAGTAGTGAGTCTGAGGATAAAGAACCGGCTGCGGTACCTGAAGAAGTAGCAGCCTCAAGTGAGAAAACTGCAGATGTTGCTGTTGCAGGAGCTGAAGCAAGCACGGCCACAGGTCAGCAGTAATTTCGTCAACCAGATCTTACGGGCCTGACGTGTAGTAATTTCATGAGCCATATTCTGTCTGCAAAAGGCTTTTCGAGCAACTCTACCTAACTAGGAACAGAATGTTAGGATTAGTTGCATGTAAAACGTTCAGTGACTGCTTTTGCCAGttgtttacattttttttcttgtattaaATTTCTTCATTAATGTTCTGTGGTTTAATATGATGGTCAAAGGATCAATCGATGCCAGTGATTGGTTTCTTGCTATCTCAATGGTTAGCTCAGTTGGTATTCTTTGGCTCTAGAGGATCATGCAATGTTCAAATGTTATCTCAGCTGCCACTAAATTTTGGGCTATCTTGGACAAGGCTCAACAAGACACTTTGATCTGACTTCAGTTCTGGGATGTTAAAATAGGAAGCTTCTTGTTATTCTTCTGCATTTGTCGCAATTGCTGTTTGTTCTGATTTTCGTTTAGCATAAAATGGTTGCCACCTATTTCCCTCAATAATTTGTCTACAACAATAACAAAAGGCTTTAAATTTGTTCTCTAGTAAATTTAaagggaaaaataataataatcaaggGTTGCTTCTCTGTGACAGAAATTCATGTGATGGATTACTTCATTTCCAAAGTGTCTTTACTATGAGATATCAGAAGTTAGTCCTAAAACTTGTCTACTTATGTAAATTAACAGATGTAACTAACTTTACGGTTAGATTTCTTGTTCTCAATAATTGCATTAGTCTCCTTTCTTTTCCTGTGTACATGCTCTGCTCCACAATTTCTGCAGCACAAATTCACTGCATATTTACTTTGTTGGCAAACTGTTAGAACAACACTAGAAAGACTGATGGTTCTTTTGTGCATCTGCAGCAACTATTTCTCCTGCTCTTGTCAAGCAATTGCGTGAAGCAACTGGAGCAGGCATGATGGACTGTAAGAAGGCTCTTGCAGAATCAGGGGGTGACATTGAGAAAGCACAAGAATTCCTCCGCAAAAAAGGTTTGGCGGCTGCTGACAAGAGGGCTGGCAGGGCCACTGCAGAGGGAAGAATTGGTTCTTACATACATGACAGCAGAATCGGTGTTCTTATTGAAGTGAATTGCGAGACTGACTTTGTATCCCGAGGTGACATCTTCAAAGAGTTGGTAGACGATCTAGCCATGCAAGTCGCCGCTTGCCCTCAAGTACAGTACATTTCTCTTGATGACGTCCCTGAGGAGGTTATGAAGAAGGAGACAGAGCTGGAGATGCAGAGGGAGGACCTCTTGTCAAAGCCAGAGCAGATCCGGTCTAAGATTGTAGAGGGCCGTGTAAAGAAGAGGCTTGGAGAATATGCATTGCTGGAGCAACCCTTCATCAAGAATGACAAGGTCACAATCAGTGAATGGGTGAAGCAAACTATTGCCACAATTGGAGAGAACATGAAGGTCAACAGATTTGTCCGGTACAATCTCGGTGAAGGGTTGGAGAAGAGAAGCCAGGATTTTGCTTCTGAAGTTGCCGCCCAGACAGCCGCGAAGGCACCGCCAGCTGCTCCTCCAAAGGATGATAAGCCTGAGGAAACAGCAGAAACTGAAGAGAAGTAAATTCCCCCTCAGCCTCATCTTGTTGTGTTTCATCTTTTTGTGGTTGCGCATAATTTCTGCATCAGAACACGTTTACTGTTTAAGCATTTCTAACTTTGCATCTATTCAACCGACATTTGCTATGTTGTTTGCAGGAAACCAGCTGTGGCAATTTCAGCTGCATTGGTAAAGCAACTCCGAGACGAAACTGGTGCTGGTATGATGGACTGCAAGAAAGCACTAGCTGAGACAGGCGGCGACATTCAGCAGGCTCAGGAGTTCCTCAGGAAGAAGGGCCTGTCATCTGCAGACAAGAAGTCCTCTCGCCTAACCGCCGAAGGCCTAATTGGCGCCTACATCCATGACAATCGGATTGGTTGCATGATTGAGATCAATTCCGAGACCGACTTCGTGGCTCGCAACGAGAAGTTCAAGGAGCTGGTGAACGACCTCGCGATGCAGGTGGTGGCATGTCCACAGGTTGAGTATGTCTCCATAGAGGACATCCCAGAGAGTGTTGTCATCAAGGAGAAAGAGATTGAGATGCAGAGAGAGGACCTTCAGTCCAAACCTGAGAACATCAGGGAGAAGATCGTCGAAGGCCGGATATCGAAGAGGCTCGGCGTGCTGGCCCTCCTGGAGCAGCCTTTCATCAAGGATGACAGCAAGACGGTGAAGGATCTTGTGAAGGAGACGATCGCCACCCTTGGGGAGAACATCAAGGTACGGAGGTTCACCCGGTACACCCTTGGTGAGAACTGATTGAGGAGGTGATCTCTAGTCTCAATCCTGACATCAGGAGTTGGGCATATTTTGATTCATGGAAGTTCATAGCTGTTGGTAGTATGATAAGTTTCCATCTGTAATTCTGTATCACCTGTTATATTGCTGCCCCTTTTTTTCAGCTGCTGTTATTACCGTTGCTGGTTACAGAACACATTTTTGAGCACTCCTTTGTAGATGACAGGAGAGATCAATATTGTCAATATAAACATTACGGCAAATCAAAACTGTATCTGGTTGTGTTTGACATCAGAGTTCTTACTGAATCCATCACTATCAAATTTTACATTGGTTTGCATACAGAAACATTGATCCAAGTGACATTTCTTACCAGAGGTAAGTGCATAGACTACATTATGTTAACTTAAAAGGCACCTGAACATGATATACTCCAACATGCTCCAGATTACATGTGTAAATGGTGAACCTGACAAACATCTTCTAAGAAAACTGATTTCTGCTCTGTGTGACTGCTCTGTTGCTCAAAACCAGACCCAGTCTTGATTCTGAATGTGGGTACCGACAATAAATGGTACAATGCCATATAATTTACAGAGGCTCAGCAGTATCCCTAAGATTTACAGGCTACAAACACGCTGTATTAATTTTTCCAAGCAGAGATCAAATCTTTCACTACATGCTCATGTGAGTTACAGGAGCTTCTACATCCAGTGCGATTCAAGAATCTGCACGCCTTCTTATCGCTGTTAAAAGAGCTAGAACCCATTAATCCAAAACAGCAGCTCGGGGAGAAGATCGCTCGCCGAACGACATAGAAGCGAGAGATGATGCCCACACCCTGCTGTTCATAGCTCCACCCATGAGCCTGCATTTGCTCCAGATCTTCCTCAGGTCTACAGCATGCGGCACGCATTCGAGCAGCTGGGTCAGTTTGGCAAGGATGCCAAGGTTGGCATGCCGGAAGTATTGGACCCAGATTCCTTTGATGCAGGCGAAGAACTTTGGGAAGAAGGCTACCAGTATCTTCAGGCAAATAAATAGGATGCTGAATGCTAGGTAGGGCTCACTCTTCAAAGCTTCAATAATTGAGCTTTTCCAAAGCTTCACATGCTGTGTGCTTCCAGTTCGAGCTGCGCTCCATTTCCTTGGACCAAGATATGCAATTGGTTCTTGACCTGCATCAAATTGATCAAACCAAATTCAGCTTTGATGGAACAGATTCAAGAAAGTCAAATTTCAACTTACCTAATTGAGACTATCTAGTGAGTAGTATGTGCTATATGGATATGTCATATTTTACATACATTAAATCATTATTGACCTTTTTATCCATATAATCATAAACTAATGCCATATTGAAGGGGTGGCATTAGAGCCTATTATCTACTTTTCCAGGCAATTGAGAAATGTTTGATTCCTCAGCAAAGCATATTACTGACTTATCACAGAAGAATATCATGAGCTTACAATTATATATCTGCATACATAACGAACATAAAGAAGCTTACCAGTTACAGCAGTGTAAACATTAACCAGCGAGTCAAGCTCCTTAGAACCAACAGGCCAGTATGCATATGGTCCACAAGCTATGAGTATAGAAGGAAAGCTACGGACACCATATCTTGATAAAACACTGCAAGCCATGAAGTAGATATTAGTTAAGACTTTCAAATGATCGCAAAAGATAATTGGAGACTATTGCATAGCCGGGGTCTTACGCTGGCATGGCATTGGTTTGTTCCACAGCCAAGTGCTTAATCCGTGGAAACATTGAGCTAAGATCATCGAAGACTGGCCTCATTCTTTGTGAGAAGGGGCACCACGATGCATAGAAGAGCACGGCGGTGCATTCTTCCTTGCCACTCAACTCCTTCACAAGTTCCTCCCCATTAATCTGCCAAAATTTTCAAAGAGGTCACGTTAAACATCACATGACTAATCCAACTCAGCAGAAGTTGCACAAAAGACCTGCAAGAGCAGAAATTGGGTAGTACGCGTCGCAAATAATCCTAAAAACACAACTGGTTGACTCATAACTGCATAAAACTAGGATGAACTAGCTGTTATATTATATCAGCTTGCCATTTCAACTGCCAGTACTCTACAAGTAGTGTTAACAACCCGCAGTTCCATTTACAAATACCTCTTAACATATTTAAGCCACTAGCCCCAAAACAAACAcaaagcaattttttttttgtgacaaCCTGATTCAATGTACTGACCAATTTAAGTTCAATGATAGCAATAACTTCAAGTTAGAGCATCCCAAATACAGGCATCTCCATGGTTGCAACTTTTGATCCCCTATTAAATGTTGTTATTCCCACAAGGATTACTGATTTAACAAGAACACTGTTCAGGCATTCCCACTAGGAGGACTACATAACACCATGAGAACAATAAGCTGCAGAAAAGAGGATATACTAATCCCACTCAAATATAGAAAAAATCACAACAACTTTCGGCAAACTGTCACAATGTTGGCACCTGTGAGGCTATAACTAATCAAAGTATGCACAAAAGTTGAAAATAAGATaaccaaaattaattttgaaggACCCAGAACCGGAAGCACAAAGGAAGCAAGAGCAAGAAACTGATTTGATGCAGGATGAGAGCCTAAGCTTACTACTCCCTACTCGCTACTTTTATTTTGATACTCTTGCGCTGACTTATGACTTATAATACTAACTAAGCAAGGATTACTTTAGAAATAAAACAAGTTATTTTTCCATAGATTAACGGGACTACGGGAGTCAAATCATCACCAAACCAACTCAGaaactgaaacaaaaaaaattcaccaCGGGGAGCAATTGTTCATCATGCGGCTCGAATCAGCTCGagaattaccaaaaaaaaagtgagctTTTGTACCAAGATTCACGAGGAGAATTCACCCACAGATTTGTCGgcgccaaaaaaaataaaaataaaaatcagagGAACCGCGTAGcaaatcgattttttttccacgCAAAAATCACCAGCATCGAAacgagaggaggagaaagagtgAGATCTTGACCCACCAATCTCCccgaaaagagagaaaaaaaaaatcaaaccaaatCTTGCGGCCTTAGCATCAGCAACGCGCGCGCgcaccaaccaaccaaacccaGAGCccggagagaagaagaggaatctcggagaaagagagagagagagacgcacCTCCTCGGCGGGGCACCGCTCCGCCGACGCGCGGCAGGACggccggagcgcggcggcggcggctgcgacgaacggcggcagccgctccctcggGCACCgcgcctcctccggctccgccgccgccgcgggaggcggcaaaggagcgaggaggaggaggaggagaggggcgaggaggcgggcggccatggcgaggaggaggttgggGGGAGtgaggcgcggcggaggaggaggagacgccgACGCGTGAGATTTCTTGGTTTCTGGAGGTCAGCTTTGCAATTCctttactttattttatttttattgtttttcgttgtgtgtgtgtgtgttttttttgttctcttaTGGCACCCACAATGGTCTCTATACGctttacaagagatccatgtcagcatattttcttacttagaagagattaaatgaagagagagatcAAAACTATCTATTAACCTGGacatagtctatagagaaaaacgagacaatggattagagagctatagatacccatgtagacataccatgaagtggtttactattaatctagtctattactgagatgtatatgttttatagatagcattCTACCTCATCATTGCGGGTGCTTTTAACGTGGTTGGGTGTTGGAAAGCGTAGTTCTAACAGTTTTTTCTCATGTAGGAGTACTACTCCGTTTTGGGACACACATTTCTCTACCATACTATACATGTAGTGGGTATCACTGATATATGAATCTCATCTACTCCGAGCTCACATATGTGACACATACTTACATAGCATGAATTACAGGTATTTTGAGGAAGAATCTTCTCGTCGGACGCccggtgtaaaaaaaaaattggtcgGACCAACGATTGAAACATCtaagttatatatggtgaaataaaaaaaaccagcaactgaaacatttaaaacttttatgaaacatggtaaacatacacgttgaaacatgttACTATCATATATGAAACAACTAAtgttaacggattgaaacatatattttttcatcaaaatataatcatgtgatatcttattgtaaaaagatttaattacaatggTGATATCAGATCGTAGATTGAATAATTAATTTAGGAAAAAAACCATTTTGAAGCTCgctaaaatgcatgcatgcatgatgaggagagagagagtagtggcAGGTAGTTTCAGGAATTTTGTAAAACACACTGAAGacacatattgaaacatatagtattaacggattgaaacatatatatttcttttgcaTAATATAATCATACGATATCTTCTTATAAAGATTAATTTATAACAGATacaatggtgcaatcggatcgtagatcggataagtagtttatgagaaaaaaacattttaaaaatagcTATATGTATGTATTGTTGGAGGAAAAGAGGAAGCAGTAGTacactactcccttcgtcccataaaaaaccaatctaatactAGATATGAGACATCATAgtgctacgaatctggacatacctttgtccagattcattgtactaaaatatgtcatatctagtcctaaatttatttttttgggacggaaggagtagatgTTAATACTACACTAGTACCTATCAATAACTCGATGGATCGGCTAACCGATCTGGGACATTCTCCGTATTTTAGAGTTTTTGTGGAAATTGCTGGCCATAGGTCAGCGTATAAGGCACATACATACACATgcatttttctaaaagaaaaacacacagTAAAAACCTAGCTTCAGGAGTTGAGTCTAGAGCGGCCTAAAACCTAGCTTcatctctctagtttattttgtgagagtgcTCCATCTAGCTCTGCTCCTATTTTAGgtgaa is part of the Oryza glaberrima chromosome 12, OglaRS2, whole genome shotgun sequence genome and harbors:
- the LOC127756613 gene encoding polyprotein of EF-Ts, chloroplastic, coding for MTPVVHCSVGNISLFHIGSFRPSHEIQIRRFRSTERYSRVPSRRLLQPQRAFNLISIYKRSSWSSARRPRTLSAATVGTDVTVEDPNPPPSGETSEESSEDTAPDTAEASEQAEASTSSIPKAGRNIRKSEMPPLNDEDLVPGASFTGKVRSIKPFGVFVDIGAFTEGLVHISRVSDGFVKDISSLFTVGQEVSVRLVEANKETGRISLTMRTGGDYVKPKTETPKAASGGRNTTATTSRGSPRQTRERDEAKSMGETNYVQGQFLDGVVKNSTRAGSFVTLPDGSEGFLPREEEAVALFTLIGHSALEVGQQVRVKVLNVVRGQVTLTMKEGEDDEEDLASLNTQLKQGWSRGTNAFELAFRRNKEISAFLDQREKIIVPDVQEAAVASVGTELDAEVGIEQSPGKEPETGNAESVAIDSSITEVKETDSIAAVEKDSEISKTESVETASSVVISEDDSTVDGKLVEPTASVSATETEIKEDSSEGSVTTEPTEAASTEFVTAVVEESAPTASSVETSEDDSTVDDKLVEPTASVSATEAESKEDSSEGSVASTESVTAVVEESAPVSSVAIEVPAPEASEASAQEIIEDSTTVEGAADDQTVESDSPPPEGVELSSNGAPDSSIAEDKPDEPEESLIVEEVPVTASSESEDKEPAAVPEEVAASSEKTADVAVAGAEASTATATISPALVKQLREATGAGMMDCKKALAESGGDIEKAQEFLRKKGLAAADKRAGRATAEGRIGSYIHDSRIGVLIEVNCETDFVSRGDIFKELVDDLAMQVAACPQVQYISLDDVPEEVMKKETELEMQREDLLSKPEQIRSKIVEGRVKKRLGEYALLEQPFIKNDKVTISEWVKQTIATIGENMKVNRFVRYNLGEGLEKRSQDFASEVAAQTAAKAPPAAPPKDDKPEETAETEEKKPAVAISAALVKQLRDETGAGMMDCKKALAETGGDIQQAQEFLRKKGLSSADKKSSRLTAEGLIGAYIHDNRIGCMIEINSETDFVARNEKFKELVNDLAMQVVACPQVEYVSIEDIPESVVIKEKEIEMQREDLQSKPENIREKIVEGRISKRLGVLALLEQPFIKDDSKTVKDLVKETIATLGENIKVRRFTRYTLGEN
- the LOC127756614 gene encoding 5'-adenylylsulfate reductase-like 6; protein product: MAARLLAPLLLLLLAPLPPPAAAAEPEEARCPRERLPPFVAAAAAALRPSCRASAERCPAEEINGEELVKELSGKEECTAVLFYASWCPFSQRMRPVFDDLSSMFPRIKHLAVEQTNAMPAVLSRYGVRSFPSILIACGPYAYWPVGSKELDSLVNVYTAVTGQEPIAYLGPRKWSAARTGSTQHVKLWKSSIIEALKSEPYLAFSILFICLKILVAFFPKFFACIKGIWVQYFRHANLGILAKLTQLLECVPHAVDLRKIWSKCRLMGGAMNSRVWASSLASMSFGERSSPRAAVLD